One window from the genome of Pyrus communis chromosome 16, drPyrComm1.1, whole genome shotgun sequence encodes:
- the LOC137720311 gene encoding elongator complex protein 1-like: MNNLKLYSEVSLNLHLQSEEELILFSAFDIEQNRLFFASSHNNIYATHLSSIQNERAWSKTSISAQVNQIELDPKDFITSFSYLMEKEALLVGTGNGLLLLHSVDDNATQVVGGVDGGVKCIAPSPDGDLLAITTGSGQVLVMTQDWDLLYETALEDLPEDGNHVCEQQLSSKFTFERPISWRGDGKYFVTLSEVQDSASMLKRLKIWERHSGAVHAVSESKSFMGSVVDWMPSGAKIAAVYDRKSENECPSIVFFERNGLERNLFSINEQTNASIEFLKWNCSSDLLAAVVRCENYDCVKVWYFSNNHWYLKSEIRYPRQDGVRFVWNPTKSLQLLCWTLGGQITSYDFIWNSAVMDDSTALVIDDSTILVTPLSLYVMPPPMYLFSLKFLSAVRDFAFYSKNSKNCLAAFLSDGSLCVVELPATDTWEELEGKEFSAEASISESPFGSFLHMTWLDPHKILAVSHYGFSHSNYLSQTTSSEDGAGFNLQEVELECSENHVPGLVTCSGWHAKVAGQNSLEEMIISIAPNPARKGSAFVQFDGGKVCEYVPKFGIPRGVPKHDWSFSSTCPSMSVVLVGNSGSLEPLISGLDESCRLHVNGKIICNNCSSFSLYSNLDDQVITHIVFATKQDCLFIADITDIFHRELEIKYEKPIQAGNKKREDHGDFINIWERGAKVVGVLHGDEAAVILQTTRGNLESIYPRKLVLASICNALVQRRFRDALLMVRRHRIDFNVIVDYCGWQVFLQSASEFVKQVNNLNYVTEFVCAINNENIIETLYKKFISLPFLKEAKDDSKGFDSNNKISSVLLAIRKALEEHSPEVPARELCILTTLARSDPPALDEALERIKAIREMELSGSNDQRRMSYPSAEEALKHLLWLSDSESVYEAALGLYDLNLAAMVALNSQRDPKEFLPFLQELESMPVTLMRYNIDLRLHRFEKALKHIVSAGDACYADSLNLMRKNPQLFPLGHQLIANPAKKKQVLEAWGDYLSGEKCFDDAAATYLCCSSLEKALKSYRACGNWSKVLTVAGLLKLSEDEIMQMAHELCEELQALGKPREAAKIALEYCGDVNNGMNLLISARDWEEALRVALMHNRQDLVSDVKNASLECASLLVGEYEEGLEKVGKYLARYLALRQRRLLLAAKIQSEERSIDDLDDDTASEASSNYSGMSAYTTGTRGSSGTSNRSNAASKARDARRQRKRGKIRPGSPGEELALADHLKGMSLTTGALQELKSLLLSLVMLGEVEIARKLQRAGENLQLSHMAAVKLTEDTISSDNIDEHSQTLDHYTQIIRSEVQNSEAFFWRCEVFLSP; encoded by the exons atgaataatctGAAGCTTTACTCGGAGGTCTCTCTGAATCTCCACTTACAATCCGAGGAGGAGCTCATACTCTTCTCCGCATTCGACATCGAGCAGAATCGCTTGTTCTTCGCTTCCTCCCACAATAACATTTACGCCACTCACCTCTCGTCCAtccag AATGAAAGGGCGTGGAGCAAAACCTCGATATCGGCGCAAGTTAATCAAATCGAATTGGATCCCAAGGACTTCATCACTTCATTTAGTTACCTCATGGAGAAAGAGGCGCTTTTGGTGGGAACTGGCAACGGGCTTCTGCTGCTGCATTCTGTGGATGATAATGCTACCCAAGTCGTCGGTGGTGTGGATGGTGGTGTCAAGTGCATCGCCCCCAGTCCGGATGGTGACCTCCTTGCCATAACTACTGGGTCTGGGCAGGTGCTGGTGATGACTCAGGATTGGGATTTGTTGTACGAGACCGCGCTTGAGGACCTACCGGAAGATGGCAACCACGTAT GTGAACAGCAACTATCTTCTAAGTTCACATTTGAAAGGCCTATTTCTTGGCGAGGTGATGGGAAGTACTTTGTCACCCTAAGTGAGGTGCAGGATTCAGCATCCATGCTTAAGAGGCTTAAAATTTGGGAGCGACATTCGGGAGCAGTACATGCTGTTTCTGAATCAAAGTCGTTCATGGGATCAGTTGTGGACTGGATGCCCAGTGGAGCAAAAATTGCAGCTGTTTATGATAGGAAATCGGAAAATGAGTGCCCCTCAATAGTTTTCTTTGAGAGGAATGGGTTAGAAAGAAACTTGTTTAGCATCAATGAGCAAACAAATGCATCCATAGAATTTCTCAAGTGGAATTGCAGCTCAGATCTGCTTGCTGCCGTTGTCCGATGTGAAAACTATGACTGCGTCAAGGTTTGGTATTTCAGTAACAACCATTGGTACTTGAAATCTGAAATTAGATACCCAAGACAGGATGGAGTGAGGTTTGTctggaatccaacaaagtcactGCAGTTGTTATGTTGGACTCTTGGCGGCCAGATTACATCGTACGACTTCATATGGAATTCAGCTGTGATGGATGACTCTACTGCTCTAGTAATTGATGACTCCACGATACTTGTAACGCCTCTTTCTTTATACGTAATGCCACCTCCAATGTACTTATTCAGCCTTAAATTCCTGAGTGCTGTCCGGGACTTTGCTTTCTATTCCAAGAATTCTAAGAACTGTTTGGCTGCTTTTCTGTCAGATGGTTCTTTATGTGTCGTTGAGCTTCCTGCCACTGATACTTGGGAAGAATTAGAAGGCAAAGAATTTTCCGCTGAGGCATCCATTTCTGAATCACCATTTGGTTCATTTTTGCATATGACATGGTTGGACCCGCATAAAATTCTTGCTGTTTCTCACTACGGGTTCAGTCATAGTAATTACTTATCTCAAACTACATCAAGTGAGGATGGCGCGGGCTTTAATTTGCAGGAAGTTGAGCTTGAATGTTCTGAGAATCATGTCCCTGGTTTAGTGACATGCTCAGGCTGGCATGCAAAAGTTGCTGGCCAAAACTCTCTAGAAGAGATGATTATTTCAATTGCTCCTAATCCTGCTAGAAAAGGTTCggcatttgtccaatttgatgGTGGAAAGGTTTGCGAGTACGTCCCAAAGTTTGGTATTCCTAGGGGAGTTCCAAAACATGATTGGAGTTTCTCATCAACTTGCCCTTCTATGAGTGTGGTTCTAGTTGGAAACAGTGGGTCATTGGAACCTTTAATTTCTGGACTTGATGAGAGCTGTAGGCTGCACGTCAATGGGAAGATAATATGCAACAACTGCAGCAGTTTCTCTTTGTACTCAAATTTGGATGACCAAGTGATCACACATATAGTTTTTGCAACTAAGCAGGATTGCCTTTTTATTGCTGACATCACAGATATATTTCATAGAGAGTTGgaaataaaatatgagaaacCCATCCAAGCTGGTAACAAGAAACGAGAAGATCATGGAGACTTCATAAACATATGGGAAAGAGGTGCAAAGGTTGTTGGAGTCCTGCATGGAGACGAAGCTGCTGTTATTTTGCAAACAACTCGGGGGAACCTAGAATCCATTTATCCAAGAAAATTGGTCCTGGCCTCTATTTGCAATGCATTGGTACAGAGGCGCTTCAGAGACGCACTTCTCATGGTGAGGCGGCATAGGATAGATTTCAATGTCATTGTTGACTATTGTGGTTGGCAAGTGTTTCTCCAATCAGCTTCAGAATTTGTCAAACAGGTTAATAACTTGAACTACGTAACTGAGTTTGTTTGTGCCATAAACAATGAAAACATTATAGAGACACtgtataaaaaatttatttctctACCCTTCCTGAAAGAAGCTAAAGATGACTCCAAGGGTTTTGATTCGAATAACAAGATATCTTCTGTGCTTCTGGCCATAAGGAAGGCTCTTGAGGAACATTCACCGGAAGTTCCTGCAAGGGAGCTTTGCATTTTAACCACTCTAGCTCGTAGTGACCCCCCCGCACTTGATGAGGCTTTGGAGAGAATAAAAGCTATCCGTGAAATGGAATTGTCAGGTTCCAATGACCAAAGGAGAATGTCGTACCCCTCTGCTGAAGAGGCTTTGAAGCATCTCCTGTGGTTATCTGATTCTGAGTCTGTGTATGAGGCTGCTTTAGGCCTTTACGATTTGAACCTTGCAGCTATGGTGGCATTGAACTCTCAGCGGGACCCTAAAGAGTTCCTTCCTTTTCTTCAAGAATTGGAATCGATGCCAGTTACTTTAATGCGTTATAACATTGACCTTAGGCTGCACAGGTTTGAGAAAGCTCTCAAGCACATTGTTTCTGCAGGAGACGCTTGTTATGCAGATTCTCTGAATCTGATGAGGAAAAATCCTCAACTTTTCCCCTTGGGACATCAATTGATTGCTAATCCTGCCAAGAAGAAGCAAGTCCTCGAGGCCTGGGGAGATTATCTTAGTGGTGAAAAATGCTTCGATGATGCTGCTGCCACTTATTTGTGTTGTTCCAGTTTGGAGAAGGCTTTGAAGTCCTACCGTGCTTGTGGTAATTGGAGTAAGGTGCTTACAGTTGCTGGGCTTCTAAAACTGAGTGAAGATGAGATCATGCAAATGGCTCATGAGCTTTGTGAAGAACTTCAAGCACTTGGTAAACCAAGGGAAGCAGCCAAAATTGCTCTGGAGTATTGTGGTGACGTTAACAATGGGATGAATTTGTTGATTAGCGCCAGGGATTGGGAGGAGGCTTTGAGAGTCGCTTTAATGCACAATAGACAGGATTTGGTCTCTGATGTGAAGAATGCATCCTTGGAATGTGCAAGCTTGCTCGTTGGTGAATACGAGGAAGGTTTGGAGAAAGTAGGGAAGTACTTGGCTCGATACTTGGCTTTAAGACAAAGAAGGTTACTTCTTGCAGCAAAAATCCAGTCAGAGGAACGGTCAATAGACGATCTTGACGATGATACTGCTTCAGAAGCTAGCAGTAATTACAGTGGAATGAGTGCTTACACCACGGG GACCAGGGGTAGCTCTGGTACTTCCAACCGATCAAATGCAGCCAGCAAGGCAAGAGATGCCAGGCGCcagagaaaaagaggaaaaatcCGCCCCGGCAG TCCTGGCGAGGAACTGGCTCTGGCAGACCACTTGAAGGGAATGTCTCTAACGACTGGAGCTTTGCAAGAGCTAAAGTCTTTGTTACTTTCGCTTGTGATGCTTGGCGAGGTTGAAATCGCAAGGAAGCTACAAAGGGCTGGGGAAAACCTCCAACTGTCTCATATGGCAGCAGTCAAACTAACTGAAGATACAATATCCAGTGATAACATAGACGAGCATTCGCAGACTTTGGATCATTACACACAAATTATCCGAAGTGAAGTGCAGAACTCCGAGGCTTTCTTTTGGCGATGTGAAGTATTTCTTTCCCCTTAA
- the LOC137719709 gene encoding pentatricopeptide repeat-containing protein At2g39620-like, producing the protein MQEPWWVFFSAGSILSDLDHGTCVHGQIIKNGCEDDVAVKNALGMYCKCGNISSADILFSRTEFMKDVVSWNEIISGYMQGGYAKETISSFHQMNLENFHPDLVTFVSILPAVAYLAALKRGHGFSSAVYKREKWFDEMEHKDKVSWNAVHGQGVDAVALFSLMQKNPVQVDSVSFIGVPSACRHTGLVKEGKNIFQAMHEKHNVEPELEHYACLVYLLGLAGLFDEALNLINTMPMEPDAGVWGALLGACRVHSNAELGEIALSHLVKLEPRNAANFIVI; encoded by the exons ATGCAGGAACCatggtgggtttttttttccgCTGGTAGCATACTAAGTGACCTAGATCACGGTACCTGTGTTCatggacagattataaagaATGGGTGCGAGGATGATGTTGCTGTCAAAAATGCGCTTGGCATGTATTGCAAATGCGGTAACATATCCTCAGCTGACATTCTGTTTAGCAGAACCGAATTTATGAAGGATGTGGTATCGTGGAATGAGATAATTTCTGGATATATGCAGGGTGGATATGCCAAGGAAACTATATCTTCTTTTCACCAGATGAACTTAGAGAACTTTCATCCTGATTTAGTCACATTTGTCAGCATCCTTCCTGCAGTGGCATATCTGGCGGCCTTAAAGAGAGGGCATGGCTTTTCATCTGCAGTATACAAACGGG AGAAATGGTTTGATGAGATGGAGCACAAAGACAAAGTTTCATGGAATGCAGTGCACGGGCAAGGAGTTGACGCCGTTGCACTTTTCTCACTGATGCAAAAGAATCCTGTCCAAGTTGATTCTGTGTCATTCATCGGTGTTCCGTCCGCTTGCAGACACACAGGTCTGGTAAAAGAAGGAAAGAATATTTTTCAGGCCATGCATGAAAAGCACAATGTTGAACCAGAGTTGGAACATTATGCTTGCTTGGTATATCTTCTAGGTCTTGCTGGTTTATTCGATGAAGCTTTAAACTTAATTAATACAATGCCAATGGAACCGGATGCTGGAGTCTGGGGAGCTTTATTAGGTGCATGTAGGGTGCATTCTAATGCGGAGTTAGGAGAAATTGCATTGAGTCATCTTGTTAAGCTTGAGCCTAGAAATGCCGCGAATTTCATAGTTATCTGA
- the LOC137719481 gene encoding uncharacterized protein, producing the protein MEARKLLNDKKFWVASFLIAWAAALQGHMMWVQRQESFKQKFGSFSETETSDAEK; encoded by the exons aTGGAAGCCAGGAAGCTCCTCAACGACAAGAAATTCTGGGTCGCATCTTTCCTCATTGCTTGGGCTGCTGCTCTCCAG GGGCACATGATGTGGGTGCAGAGACAGGAATCCTTCAAGCAAAAGTTTGGCAGTTTCAGCGAAACCGAAACCAGTGATGCCGAAAAGTAA